The following coding sequences lie in one Notolabrus celidotus isolate fNotCel1 chromosome 6, fNotCel1.pri, whole genome shotgun sequence genomic window:
- the LOC117814021 gene encoding cAMP-regulated phosphoprotein 19-like, translating into MSEEVEGTKPSEEMQEVEDKVISPEKAEEAKLKARYPNIGTKPGGSDLLRKRLQKGQKYFDSGDYNMAKAKMKNKQLPSAPTEKTEITGGHIPTPQDLPQRKTSIVASKLAG; encoded by the exons ATGTCCGAAGAGGTTGAAGGAACGAAACCGTCTGAAGAAATGCAG GAAGTGGAGGACAAAGTAATCAGCCCAGAGAAAGCAGAGGAAGCCAAGCTGAAGGCGAGGTATCCTAACATTGGAACCAAGCCTGGAGGCTCAGATCTTCTCAGAAAAAGGCTTCAGAAGGGG CAAAAGTACTTTGACTCCGGTGATTACAACATGGCCAAGGCGAAAATGAAGAATAAGCAGTTGCCATCCGCACCAACGGAGAAGACTGAAATCACAGGAGGGCACATCCCAACCCCTCAGGACCTGCCTCAAAGAAAAACTTCAATTGTGGCCAGCAAACTGGCTGGTTGA